A region of Culicoides brevitarsis isolate CSIRO-B50_1 chromosome 1, AGI_CSIRO_Cbre_v1, whole genome shotgun sequence DNA encodes the following proteins:
- the LOC134826907 gene encoding leucine-rich repeat-containing protein 20 isoform X2, whose translation MARQVVHIVQKCEEAVETLHLDLSECQLIQVPDAVYHLMRNTELTTCDLSSNVISKIPPKFVIKFSLLTDLNLSHNHMSKLPDELCDLNLLQTLDISFNSFITLPPCVFKMKRLRELKASDNQIIEVDSDEMIVSDSLEVVDLRNNPLTPSFHTWIKNLKPQLSYNVLLSERELEDWEDLKI comes from the exons atggcaCGACAAGTCGTTCACATTGTTCAAAAGTGCGAAGAGGCTGTTGAAACACTACATTTGG ATCTTTCAGAATGTCAACTCATTCAAGTTCCTGATGCTGTTTATCATCTCATGAGGAATACAGAATTAACAACGTGCGACTTAAGCTCTAATGTTATTTCCAAGATCCCACCTAAATTCGTTATAAAGTTCAGTTTACTCACAG ATTTAAATCTATCGCATAACCACATGTCTAAACTGCCTGATGAACTTTGTGACCTAAATTTACTTCAAACTTTAGACATTAGTTTCAACTCTTTTATCACTCTACCTCCTTGTGTCTTCAAGATGAAGAGGTTAAGAGAATTGAAGGCTAGCGACAACCAAATAATAG AAGTTGACTCTGATGAGATGATTGTTTCGGACTCTCTTGAAGTAGTGGACCTCCGTAATAATCCATTGACACCATCGTTTCATACAtggattaaaaatctaaagccGCAATTATCATACAACGTTCTGCTTTCTGAAAGGGAGCTAGAGGATTGGGAAGACTTGAAAATCTAG
- the LOC134826907 gene encoding leucine-rich repeat-containing protein 20 isoform X1, which translates to MRPPSKFSNSNEENSTNNQNSDRENRDRITQRLTENGAKLAFPIKIGKDIVRVVSRCEDAGENSNLDLSECQLIQVPDAVYHLMRNTELTTCDLSSNVISKIPPKFVIKFSLLTDLNLSHNHMSKLPDELCDLNLLQTLDISFNSFITLPPCVFKMKRLRELKASDNQIIEVDSDEMIVSDSLEVVDLRNNPLTPSFHTWIKNLKPQLSYNVLLSERELEDWEDLKI; encoded by the exons ATGAGGCctccatcaaaattttcaaattcaaatgagGAAAACTCAACGAATAATCAAAATAGTGATAGAGAAAATCGTGATCGAATAACTCAAAGACTTACAGAAAATGGTGCAAAGTTAGCTTTCccaataaaaattggaaaag ATATTGTACGTGTTGTAAGTAGATGTGAAGATGCAGGTGAAAACAGTAATTTGG ATCTTTCAGAATGTCAACTCATTCAAGTTCCTGATGCTGTTTATCATCTCATGAGGAATACAGAATTAACAACGTGCGACTTAAGCTCTAATGTTATTTCCAAGATCCCACCTAAATTCGTTATAAAGTTCAGTTTACTCACAG ATTTAAATCTATCGCATAACCACATGTCTAAACTGCCTGATGAACTTTGTGACCTAAATTTACTTCAAACTTTAGACATTAGTTTCAACTCTTTTATCACTCTACCTCCTTGTGTCTTCAAGATGAAGAGGTTAAGAGAATTGAAGGCTAGCGACAACCAAATAATAG AAGTTGACTCTGATGAGATGATTGTTTCGGACTCTCTTGAAGTAGTGGACCTCCGTAATAATCCATTGACACCATCGTTTCATACAtggattaaaaatctaaagccGCAATTATCATACAACGTTCTGCTTTCTGAAAGGGAGCTAGAGGATTGGGAAGACTTGAAAATCTAG
- the LOC134826906 gene encoding mRNA-decapping enzyme 1B: protein MAKETETRMNIVAINRVDPYVKNIVDSSAHVAFYTFNADTSEWEKTDIEGALFIYSRNAEPFHSIFINNRLNTNSLVEPITGQIDLQSQPPFLLYRNERSKIRGFWFYNSNECDRIGDLLKRLIKDCKKTNNAVPHADVGDAKIRSLMQQLKNTNNNINILSMLSKAQDDFNKGASTASPNPKQKDSATIASHSGINNPSVMSFFAAIPNDVSSMQPMKSNGAPPLHTVDEIEKKQRGSTPSHEMSGKISPQNNGLRVQKKPSTPDAELGTSPIVSFFNSVSLGQHNMANNKNKPLVNAMNVSDIEQQQQLSNSQILGNGGRPTLIPPTMFQSKTQTYGNDSKIENTSELKLLTKDQMLRALDYLIKNDTEFVDKLYDAYLKSM, encoded by the exons atgGCAAAGGAAACAGAGACTCGCATGAATATCGTGGCGATAAACCGCGTCGATCCGTATGTCAAGAATATTGTAGATAGCTCGGCACATGTGGCTTTTTACACATTTAATGCGGATACAAGTG AATGGGAAAAGACCGACATTGAAGGAGCCCTTTTCATCTACAGTCGAAACGCAGAGCCATTTCACagcatttttataaacaatcgGTTAAATACAAATTCCTTGGTGGAACCGATTACTGGACAAATTGACTTGCAGTCACAACCACCATTTTTATTGTATCGAAATGAGCGATCCAAAATTCGCGGCTTTTGGTTTTACAACAGTAACGAATGTGATCGCATCGGTGATTTGCTGAAACGATTGATAAAGGACTGCAAAAAAACCAACAATGCAGTGCCACACGCTGATGTTGGCGATGCAAAGATTCGATCACTTATGCAACAACTTAAGAACACCAACAATAACATTAACATCTTATCTATGTTGAGCAAAGCACAAGATGATTTCAACAAAGGTGCGTCGACGGCAAGCCCGAATCCCAAACAGAAAGACTCTGCCACAATTGCTTCTCATTCCGGCATAAATAACCCAAGTGTAATGAGCTTTTTTGCGGCAATTCCTAATGACGTCTCTTCAATGCAACCCATGAAGTCCAATGGAGCGCCTCCTTTGCATACTGTCGacgaaattgaaaagaaacaaCGAGGAAGCACACCGTCACACGAAATGAGCGGTAAAATTTCGCCGCAAAACAATGGCCTAAGAGTGCAGAAAAAGCCAAGTACTCCCGATGCTGAGCTAGGAACCTCGCCCATAGTTTCGTTCTTCAATTCAGTATCACTGGGACAGCATAACATGGCAAACAACAAGAACAAACCGCTGGTCAATGCAATGAATGTGAGTGACATAGAACAGCAACAGCAATTATCAAACTCACAGATTTTGGGAAATGGTGGAAGACCGACCTTAATTCCACCCACAATGTTTCAGTCAAAGACACAAACTTACGGAAACGACTCAAAGATCGAAAACACTTCGGAACTTAAACTCTTAACCAAGGATCAGATGTTACGTGCACTTGACTAccttattaaaaatgacacaGAGTTCGTTGACAAGCTCTACGACGCATATTTAAAgtcaatgtaa